AAATCAAAGGATGGGAAGAAATTAATTACCCCTTCTCAGTTTATTAGGAGGCTCATTTTTTTCATAACATAGTATTAAATTAACCAAAGAGGTCACTATGTCTATGTCTATTCAACAAGATTTTTCTGCAATCCAACGGTTTCAACAACTAGGAGACACCGATTGGGAAACCCTTAAAAAACACTACGTTACAACTTTACGCTTAGAGGCGGGCGCTCAGGAGCAAGCTGCTCAAATGATGCAAGCCCACATAGAAGACCGCGATATAGTCGACTATGCCAGCTACCGAGAAGCCATTTTAAGAATATTTCCTTCTTCTTATTTTAATCTAGCAGCAGGAATAGAAGGTAGGATAGCGGGAACAGCTACTGATGGGTATACCTTTACAGCGAAATGGTACGAATTTATAGTCACGCAAAAAACAGCTCATGTGCCTACAGGATTAGAGAAGTCGCAAAAGTGCAAGATTGCTATTAAAGCTCCTGGCAGTCGCAAATTAACCTCCGATATTGATACTTCTATTCTGACCACGTTTATAGGAGAAAACTCTTTTTTTGAGCATGCAAAAGCAAGGATTAAAAGGGAAGGGCTCGATTATGAAGGACACATTACCAACGCTATTATTAATGGTTTTTATAGCATCTCGGAAGAGCTATTTAAGATGACCTCTGCTTCCCAACGAGATTCTAATGCTTATACAGATACCATAGCCAAAGATAAAGAAATCTATCCCAAATTTCTTCACGATGAAGAAAATAATCCCTTAATTCAAGGGGAGAGGCTTTTTTCTGAAGAAGAATTTACCAAAATATTTAAAGAATATAAATATCAAAAACATGTTCAAGAAATGGCGGCAAGTTTATTCTCCCTGCATGCTAGCTTGGAGCAAGAGGAATGGCAAGTATTTAAAGATCTTGTTAAAAAAAGGTTAGGTAAAATTCTTGAGGCAGAATTGCCTAATGAGGCCCAAGGAACTCACATCTCACTTTGCCAGCAGGATTATGATACCATTTTTCAAGGGGTAGAAAACATACGCGGCCATCATTTAAAAGCCCTTAATGCTAAAATACAACAGCTAAGCCAATTAGATCCTTTACCAGTACGAGCACAAGATATTATCATTGCGGCCCTTAACAGACTCTATGTCGAACATTTAGAACAATGTACAGATTGCTATGAACAAATCCTAGCTTTAAAGAGTAAAAGAAAGCCTTTAATGGATGAATTAGAGGCAAAAAAGCAAGCATTAGATAAAGAGTTGGCCGCCTTAAAAAGATTAGGTGATAGCAGTGATGATCCAGATATCCAAGAGATCATTGAAAAAAAGCAAAAGAACTGCGCTATGTTGGAAGAAAGTTGTCGTAAGTTAAAAGATTCACTACGCCAAAACATTATAAAAACAGCTCAGCTGCAAACAGAGCATCAATTTCGTCAAATTCTAGCTAGCACATTTGCTAATGAAGCTTATGTGTGTCGGTCCGCTGTGTATCATGTCGTTAATGGGCAAAGCGGTGCCGCAGACCTTCCTATCTCGCAACAAACTTTATTAGGCTCGGCTCTCCAGCAAGTAGGCTTTAAACTTTTACATAGTAAAGAATTAACTCATAAAAATTATTTGCCTGAAGAGATCGCTTATTATACAGCCAAGTATGGACAGCGACTTTTTAACCTTATTTTTAGTGGACGCAATGCAGAATTAGATGATGGGATCATAAAACGTTTAGCCCAAGGTAAAAAAGGAAAGGATTTGCCCAAATTTACCTATCTTAAAGCTAAACAGGTAAGAGACAATGCTTATAGCACTTTTAAACGGAAAGAGTTAGCTCTTCTAAATGATCAAGCAAAAATTATCCAGCGTATTAAATCAAACCCTACGATTTTAGATGCTGAAAAACCTAGAAAAACACTTGAATTAATACAACAATTACGTGCTCTTTCTACCGAAGAAGAAAAAACGCGTTATTTTGAACAGGAGAAAGAGCTTTATTTATCGATTAGTGCTAAATTAATCGGCCTGGTTTGCGCTTCTAGATTAGAGCAAAAGGGGTATTTATGGGGACAAAATCTGCTGAGCCCGTTGCGAGATGCCGATGAGGAAGAACAGCTAGAAGGTTCAGTTTCCGTTATTTCCGCTCCAGCCCCTCTGCAGCCTCCTGAACCTTTGGAAACAACCCGGGAAGGGAGCGCTATAGATGAACATCATCAGATAGGCGAAGATGCAAAAAGCTTAGTAATGGGTGCAGAAGGAGGAAAAGCAAGGGTGAGCCAGGTGAATCAAGAAGCTCGTTCTTACTCAGCAGTGGTGGCAAATCCTTCTGACAAAACGGCTCAAGTGCTAGCCGAGGGGGTGTTTGGAAGCCACCCAAAGTAAGCAGCCCATCAGAACCACGCTCCGCTGATGGGTTAGATGGTTGTGAGCACAGTCTTAACGCTTTGCAAGCCACGCCTGGACATTTTAATGTCCAGGCTAACGCTAGTCAAATCCACTTAGAGCAGAATGCAAGGCTGCTTATTAGCTCTACTATTCAATACCATGCATTGCAGCCTTTGTCTCAAGTACCCCTAAATCCACAAACTTTCATTAACTCTCTTCAAAGCCTTTACCTTTCTCAGAAGACCCTTTCTATTTTTAGGATCAAAGCAGAGCAAGAGTGGGAATTTAAAGTTCCTTTAGAAGAAATTTATGTGCGCTTAGGGATCATTGAAAGCAAAGAAAGAAGAGTGCGTGATCAAGCACTTGATAAACATTCCGAGCAAATACAAGATGAACGCCTCCCAACTTCTGAAACTATCTATGAGTCTAAAGAGAATATTGAAATTGAAAAGCTTTTCGAGCACAAAAGCCTTGAAAAAGAAAACGCTAAAAGAATTTACATTCAAGGCGCGGCAGGAATTGGTAAGAGCACTTTATGCCACTATATTGCCTATCGCTGGGCAAAAGAAGAGCTTTGGCAAGGCGTTTTTTCTTATCTTTTTTGGATTCCTTTAAGAAACCTTACTTTAAAGAAATATCCTGCTGATAAAGAGTATACTCCCGCTGATCTTATTGCTAGGGAATATGCAGGCAAAATTGATTCAAAAGCAATTGAGGCTTGTATAAACGATGCCACTTTGCGAGAAAAAACTCTTCTTGTTTTAGATGGTTATGACGAGCTTTCTGCAGAAGCTCAAGGAAATACAAGCCTGGCTACAGCCTTTAAGGAGCTAAAAGAGTTATTTCCCCATATTCTAATTACCTCAAGACCTGGAAGCTGCTCTTTTAACCGTTCTTGTGAGCTAGAGCTTTTAGGCTTTGATAAAGAAGGGGTCGAACGTTATATCGATAGATTTTTCAAACAAGTTCAATCAGAAGATAAAAAACAAAAACTTTACCACTTATTTCAAAGCTCTCCCCAGGTCTTAAGTCTTGCGCAAATTCCCATTAACTTGACTCTTCTTTGCTGCCTCTTTAACGAAGATCCAGAGGTTTTTGATTCTACTCAATCCATTACGATGACGGCTATTTACGAACGGATTGTTAATTGGATGTATAAATGGTTTCTTTTGAGGAGAATTGATCAAGGCAAATCCAATCAAACCAAGGAGAAAATTCTTGCAGAGAAAAACCTGCGTTATAATCAAGAAGTAGCCAAAATAGCCATAGCTTTTGAAGAAATGGCTAATTTTGCCATGAAAACAAATACCCTTTATTTGGAGGAGGAAGAAATTGATCACTTTAGAGGTAAAGAAATCACAGCCAACGAGCTTATAGATTGTGGGCTGCTTCGCATTCCAGAAGAAAAAGGGTACTTTATTCACTTAACTTTTCAAGAATTTTTAACCGCTTCAAAAGTTGCCAATCAATATCTACGAGGAGAAAATCGACAAGCATGCCAGGATTTTGTGCATAATTATAAGTTTGAGCCTCGTTATAATTTAGTTATGCGCATGATTGCCGGCTATCTTTCTTTGTCTACTTCACGTAATCGACGTTATTTAGATTCAAACCCGCTACAATCTTTTTTTGATGATCTTTTTGCTGATCCTCGCGATCTAGCTGCCAGAAGTGAGCTCAATTTAATTGCAAATTGTTTTGAAGAGTGCCAAAATCCTGCTCAGGTAAGGCAATACGAAGGCTTCGTTGAGCTTGTGAAAGACTATATTACACATTTCTCCTTATCAGGCTTAAACTTTGAAATGTTGCTTAGAAATAAAAATCTTCTTACTCATCCTAAAATAACTTATACTATCGAAAGATTATTATCCGACCCACAGGCCACGGAAAATACGCTAGCGAACGTGGAAAACCTCATTAGGGCAGGACAAAGGTTAGTTCCAGAAATAGTGAGATTTATTGCTGGGGTTGTTAAGGACCACGTTAAATATTATGGTGCTAAAGACGCTATCTATCTTTTAAAAAAAGTGGCAGGACAAGGAGGCGAGGTTGCTAAGAAAGCAGTAGAGGCTCTCATTCAAATTATTAAGGAGGGCGATCGTGCTGCCAAAGTATCTGCTAGTAGGGCTTTAAGAGAAGTGATACAAGAAGGAGCCAAGCTTGCTAAGGGATCGCTAAATGCTCTCATCATAGATCTCCAAGAAGGCGATCGTGATACCAAAGATACCGCTATCTATGTTCTAAGAGCAGGGGCACAGCAAGGAGATAGGCTTCCAGAAGAAGCACTAGATGCTCTCACCCAACTTCTACAAGAACGCGATTATGATGTAAAAATGTCTGCTATTAAGACTCTAAGAGATGAGGTAGAGCAAGGAGGCAAGCTTCCTAGAGAAGCGGTAAAAGCTCTCACCCAACTTCTCCAGGAAGACGATCGTGATGCCAAAGTTTACGCTACCTATGTTCTATGCGCAGCGGTAAATCATAAAGGTGAGCTTAATGAAGAAGCAATAAATGTTTTCATCCAACTTCTCCATGGAGACGATCGTGATGCCATAAGGTCTGCTGCAGGTGTCCTAGGAGCAGTTTCACAGCATGAAGGTGAGCTTTCTAAAAAAGCGCTAGATGCTCTCAGCCGAATTCTCAAAGAAGGCGATTGTGATACCAAAATGTCTGCTATCGAAGGACTAGGAAAAGATGTAAAATTTGGAGGCGGGCTTCTCAAGAAAGCACTAGATGCCCTCATCCAAATTCTCCAGGAAGGCGATTTACATCATAAATTGTTTGCTGATATGGCTCTAATAGAAATTGCACAGCATGGAGGCGAGCTTCCTGGAGAAGCAATAAATGCTTTCACCCAACTTCTCAAGCATGGCGAGCGTGATGCCAAAATGTCTGCTAGTAATGCTTTAAGGGAAGTGGTGGAGCATGGAGGCGAGCTTCCTACAGAAGCGATAAGTGCTCTCATTCAACTTTTCAGAAAAGGTGACTCTGCTGTCAAGATGTCTGCTTGTTGGGCTCTAAGAAAAGTCGCGCAGCAAGAAGGCGAGCTTGCTAAGGAGTTACTGAGTGCTCTCAGCCAAATCCTCAAAGAAGGCGATACTGATGCCAAAAGGTCTGCTTGCTGGGCTCTAAAAGAAGTGGTAAAGCATGAAGGTGAGCTTTCTGCAGAAGCTATAGATGCTCTCATCCAAATTCTTCATAAAGGCGATTCATATGCTAAAACGTTGGCTAGTGATGCACTAAGAAAAGTAGTAGAGCATGGAGGCGAGCTTTCTGCAGAAGCTATAGATGCTCTTATCCTGATTTTTCACCAAGGCGATTCTGCTGCCATAAGTTCTGCTGCCTATGTTCTAGGAGTAGTGGCAGAGCAAAGAGGCAAGCTTCCTAAAAAAGCGATAGATGCTCTCATCCAAATTCTCACAAAAGGCGATTTATATACTAAAACGTCTGCTGTTGAAGCTCTAAGAAAAGTGACACACCAAGGAGGCGAGCTTGCTGAAGAAACACTAGATGCTCTCAGCCGAATTCTCAAAGAAGGCGATTCTGCCGCTATAAATTCTGCTGCCCACGTTCTAGAAAAAGTGGTACATCAAGGAGGCGAGCTTCCGAAAGAAGTACTAGATGCTCTCAGCCGAATCCTCAACGAGGACGATTCTGTCGCCATAAATTCTGCTGCCCACGTTTTAGGAGCAGTGGCATGGCAAGGAAGCAAGCTTCCTAAAAAAGCGATAAATGCTCTCATCCTGATCCTTAAAAAAGGCGATTCTGCTGCCATAAGTTCTGCTGCCCACGTCCTAGGAATAGTGGCACAGCGAAGAGGAAAGCTCCCTAAAAAAGCACTAGACTCTTTTATCCAAATTTTCCAAGAGCAGGAGGTTGATTTTGAGGCGCAAATGTTTATTGCCAGGACCTTAGGAGCAGGGACAAAGTATGAATGTAAGCTTACTAAGAGGGTTGTAGATGCTCTCTTCCAAATTCTCCTAGAGGGCGACTACAGTGCCAAAAGTTTTGCTATCAGTGCCCTAGGCACAGTGGTACAGCAGGGAGGCGAGCTCTCCAAAGGAGTGCTAGATGATCTCATCCAAATTCTAGAGAAGGGCGACCGAGATGCCAAAATGTCTGCTGCCGCTGCTTTGAAAGAAATCGATAAAAATGCTTTATTGAAAATGAACATTCAAGCATTTCCTTTAATTGCTAAAATTTGTTTTTTTACTGAGAGCAGTTTTTCAGTTAAGAGCCAGCAATTTCAAATTTCTGATAAAAGAACAATTTATTCCTCCGAACAAACAATAAAGCTTAACTACGAAGAATTAAAAGAAAAGCTACCCACAGAAGTTGCTATATGGCGGAGGCGATTAGATAGCCTCAGCCAAATTGAGGGCTCTTCAGGACTTACCAATCAAATCTAATATCAAACAGGGCTGCTGAAGCCAGGCAAGAAAGACTTTAGAGGATATAGTGCCCTTGAAAGGATAATGGCCAGGATTTTTTACGTTTAGTTTAACAGGTTTTTGGATAGGTCAAATGTGAATGGAAGCTGGAAAAGAACTAAACTCTTTACCGGAAATAGATGGTAGGGCATGTGGGTTATCTGCATTCATGGCTTTACAATAGCAAATCTAGCATGCCAAAAGGACTTAATATTTTATTGATGACTCTTTTTGTAAGATCTATACGTCTGAGCTATTACATCTATCGATGATTAGATTGATGGCGTTGAGAAAGTAAAAGAGGAATTTTAAAATATCCCCTTATAAATTTGAGAGAACGCCATACAATCATTCTTAGATGCTTAGCGCCCCCTTACCAAAAATTCTATTATTCTAAAAGGTGGTCAAGAATTACGGTTTGGGAGAGAAAAGAAATTATAAATATTTTTGCGTACATTTTTTTAAAGGTACTTTAACCTAAAAGGGCAATAAATTACGCAACAAAGACGAAGCTTTTTCTTCTACCTTATGCAAAGGATGGCTAGAAGAACTGGAATTAGGGGGTAATGTCTCGTCCGAACTCAGCGTTCCATTTGCTGTAGTCCATGGAAGAGGATGAGTCGTAGGAGCAGGAGCTTTTTCCTCTTTTAAGCCACCTGCAGCAATATGCAGCGCAGTGCCAATTAACCTTCCTTCAGGTCCTCGATTAGCAGCTACTAAAGCCGCAATCTTTGCTGTTGCTCTTTTTGTATCGATAGAAGCATGGTTAATTTTGCCTTTAAAAGGGATGTGTAACATGTAATCTTCTTTCAAACCGGTGATGTTAAAGCCGTTAATTAAAGATTGAGCCGTCAGGCCAATTGTCATATCCACGCGGTGCTTATCCAGATTTACACTTCCCCAGGTAGCGATAGGGTATGTATTCATAATTAACATATCCATACGCTGGAACAGCATCTTCCCTGCCTGCATATTTATGTATAAAGGTGTAAACCACACGCAGATATTATCGCTTTTAGTCGTGTTAAACAGACTTAGAATAGAACCTAATTGCCCCTCTTTCTTAAAACGTACTTTTCCAAGTTCTAAAGAGGCAGAGCCTACTTTAACCGCTTTAATATCGAAGTTTTTGATGGGTAAGCTAAATCCTGCTGCCTTAATATTAATATTAAGAGGATTATCCGACCCAATTAATCCTTTAGTTAAAGGAAAAATATCTTCTAATATATATTTACCTAATTCGGGGGTGAGAGCTACCTGGGTGTGAAAATCTTGGTTAAGGGTTAAAATACCCTTTTTTAAGGTTGCATCTAAAGCAATGCTTCCTCTTTTTCCATTTAAATTAGCAATGATGGGCCCATGTAAACGATCAATCTCGATACGTACATCAGCGTTTACCTCATCGCCTAAAATGGCCGAAATGCGTTGAGGTAAAAGATTTCCTACACTTGCAAATTGAGTTAAAGCTTTGACAGGAAACTGCTTACATTGAGCCTTAAGCGACATGGTTAAATTATCCGTGTTTAACTTACCAGAGGGGGTAAATAAATGAGTCATTTGACCCATGACTGAAAAGGGAAGAGAGGAATGATCGGATACCACGCCATGTTCTCCTTTCAAAGAAAAAGCAATGCTTTGGGCTAGCTGCTGGCTTTTAACTTTTCCTTGAATGTTTTTAATCCAGACATGGCTAGGAGTGCTTTTATCGTCAATATTTAGATGATCCACGTAGATGTGAGAATTGATACTTGCGTTTAACCAATGAGGATGATCGTTAGCCTGCAAGGGAAAGGCAAGGGAATTTATATCCAATAAAATTGTGGAGGAATCGGTTAAAATAACGTGTGGTGATCTTTTATTTGGATTTAGCATGCGTTGCCGAATGATCTGAAAGCGCTCGGGAGTTAAGGTAAATTGAGCGGTACATGGGGAGCTGCTCTCAGCTATAATCATTCCCTCTTGAATTTTGAAATCTCCTTGTCCTTTAGTTCCTTTGCCACTCCATGCTAACTGCATATGGCCTTCTGGCTGATTAAATTTGGAGAGATCAATCAAAGCATCCATATTAAACGATTTTCCTATAAGGATGCTCAAATCCTGATATCCACTAATTTTTTCTAGAAGAATGACAGGAAAGTTAACAAGTTTAAGCTTGCTTTGTAGCTGCATTTTAGAAAAATTTAATTGGCCTCCCTCTCCCCAGTTACTTAGGCGGATTAAGCCATTTATCGAGCCCTCCTCGTGGGCACCATATAAGTTAGTTAGACCTTCGATTTGCAGGTGAATGCTATTATCAACCTCCTTAACTTCCCACGGTAGGGACAAATGGTGAAGAGCGCCTGCATTTTCGGACAGTTTGAGCTGATCAATTTTGATAAAACCTTTAAAATTTGAAGATGTTAAGTCCAGGAAGTTGATGCCCTTTTTGTCTACCTCCATGCTTATATAAATTTTTGAAGGCTCCTTTAGGGAGGTAGTGTTAAGGCTTAAAGCCTTTAGAGCCTTAGGTGTCAAGGTGTAGCTAATCGTAGCAGGGGAAGTAAGAAAAAGTTTTTCAAAATTTTCTAAGCGTCCGCTAAATTGGGCTTGCCCTAAAGAACTGTTAATTTCTGCTTTAAGTTCTTCTATCATTACTCCTGCAGGCTTATTTTCTATGTCAGCAATTAATTGCAGATCAGCCTCCGTACCCAGCAAATGCTTTAAAGACAGATTATTAGGGGCAGGAGCCAATTTAGCTGTAAAAGTTGTTCTACTTCTCCCTAACAGCTTTCCTTCCAGTTCTCCCTGAACGTGGGTAACTTCAAGCAGCCCTTCATTGTTAAAGCTAATAAGATTAATTTGCGGGATACTGATCTGAGCAGCAAGAGTTGCTTTTCTCAATCCTTCAATATCAAGCGTAGGTATTTCTATTTTTTTTAGGATAACTTCTATGGGTACCAAGCCTTGAGATTTTATAGAATACTTATGAAGGCCCCATTTATTTAATAATGAAGAGGAAAGTTGATAATTAATCCTGGTAGGCTCCATTAAGGTTAGATGAGGTGAGAAGTTTAAGTAGATAGTATCCATGTCAAGGGTGTCAGAAGTAAATTTAAGAGCAAGAAGAGGGAAGTCTTTATAAGAAAAATTAATTTGCGCATCAAAAGTCTGACCTAAAGTGTCTACAAGTAAATGACGATGACTACTCATCTCTTCCACAAGTAAAAGCGGAAGCCCTTTAAGATCCAATGACATTTCTGCATTTTTTAACAAGCTAGCAATTTTAGGCTTAAAAATCTTATTTAGCTGACCCTTGAAATTCATCTGAGTAAGAGAATGATTTCTTAGAATTTGGCTATTAATGTTAAGGATGATTTTACTGCTTTTATCTAATGCATCAA
This genomic interval from Neochlamydia sp. AcF84 contains the following:
- a CDS encoding NACHT domain-containing protein, yielding MQATPGHFNVQANASQIHLEQNARLLISSTIQYHALQPLSQVPLNPQTFINSLQSLYLSQKTLSIFRIKAEQEWEFKVPLEEIYVRLGIIESKERRVRDQALDKHSEQIQDERLPTSETIYESKENIEIEKLFEHKSLEKENAKRIYIQGAAGIGKSTLCHYIAYRWAKEELWQGVFSYLFWIPLRNLTLKKYPADKEYTPADLIAREYAGKIDSKAIEACINDATLREKTLLVLDGYDELSAEAQGNTSLATAFKELKELFPHILITSRPGSCSFNRSCELELLGFDKEGVERYIDRFFKQVQSEDKKQKLYHLFQSSPQVLSLAQIPINLTLLCCLFNEDPEVFDSTQSITMTAIYERIVNWMYKWFLLRRIDQGKSNQTKEKILAEKNLRYNQEVAKIAIAFEEMANFAMKTNTLYLEEEEIDHFRGKEITANELIDCGLLRIPEEKGYFIHLTFQEFLTASKVANQYLRGENRQACQDFVHNYKFEPRYNLVMRMIAGYLSLSTSRNRRYLDSNPLQSFFDDLFADPRDLAARSELNLIANCFEECQNPAQVRQYEGFVELVKDYITHFSLSGLNFEMLLRNKNLLTHPKITYTIERLLSDPQATENTLANVENLIRAGQRLVPEIVRFIAGVVKDHVKYYGAKDAIYLLKKVAGQGGEVAKKAVEALIQIIKEGDRAAKVSASRALREVIQEGAKLAKGSLNALIIDLQEGDRDTKDTAIYVLRAGAQQGDRLPEEALDALTQLLQERDYDVKMSAIKTLRDEVEQGGKLPREAVKALTQLLQEDDRDAKVYATYVLCAAVNHKGELNEEAINVFIQLLHGDDRDAIRSAAGVLGAVSQHEGELSKKALDALSRILKEGDCDTKMSAIEGLGKDVKFGGGLLKKALDALIQILQEGDLHHKLFADMALIEIAQHGGELPGEAINAFTQLLKHGERDAKMSASNALREVVEHGGELPTEAISALIQLFRKGDSAVKMSACWALRKVAQQEGELAKELLSALSQILKEGDTDAKRSACWALKEVVKHEGELSAEAIDALIQILHKGDSYAKTLASDALRKVVEHGGELSAEAIDALILIFHQGDSAAISSAAYVLGVVAEQRGKLPKKAIDALIQILTKGDLYTKTSAVEALRKVTHQGGELAEETLDALSRILKEGDSAAINSAAHVLEKVVHQGGELPKEVLDALSRILNEDDSVAINSAAHVLGAVAWQGSKLPKKAINALILILKKGDSAAISSAAHVLGIVAQRRGKLPKKALDSFIQIFQEQEVDFEAQMFIARTLGAGTKYECKLTKRVVDALFQILLEGDYSAKSFAISALGTVVQQGGELSKGVLDDLIQILEKGDRDAKMSAAAALKEIDKNALLKMNIQAFPLIAKICFFTESSFSVKSQQFQISDKRTIYSSEQTIKLNYEELKEKLPTEVAIWRRRLDSLSQIEGSSGLTNQI